A DNA window from Coleofasciculus sp. FACHB-T130 contains the following coding sequences:
- a CDS encoding energy transducer TonB gives MGLSSVAVQQREKEEEALRSFIACSLIGSLALHIGVLATSNRWVKTSDIIAQEPMEVEVVDPESLQALEPEEETLKEETQQENTPSVAAGDSGVLTGSGSASGEGSVAGGGGGSGGGGGSGGGGGTPNTTSAPASQPEVVKTQPVQQPRVVNLPPFRPAQTPQRVEQRLAPDPVTPVKREEPVAQRPNRTEEPNLTSSSQPISQPRSVAVAPSRQNDQPAAPAQASSSLQQQTSERFRDLVRGISGSRQTQESAGNSGSQTDKSSAVGGSTVASGLGSLLGSGSGTGSSTQGSGTGNGLGTGNGLGNGSGSGTGNGSGRGNGLGTGTGNGSGNGLGTGTGNGSGNGSGTGNGLGTGNGSGTGNGISKEPGSGRDVAIVPGNFKPRTEPRTEPRDRDEERPSRRSGSSRIGCVKCDKPDYPSNARRQGVEGASKVSVDVDDKGNVTNVRLSRSSGNSELDEAAVRAARNWKFSSSSGRRQGVVASVDFQLEGSERSRRSRERRRTESASSSRSSESSTPRRRRRLETASSSTSASETRRISRRRRLETASSSTSASETPRRSRRRRLETASSSTSASETRRISRRRRLETASSSTSASETRRISRRRRLETASSSRSASETPRRSRRRVESAAASPSQQAPRARRRRVESASSSTSRPSRQAPRARRQRRLEAGSASQAQQAPRARRRRAAPSSAESSGSATTNNE, from the coding sequence ATGGGCTTGTCAAGTGTTGCTGTTCAGCAGCGAGAAAAAGAAGAAGAGGCTCTAAGGTCTTTTATTGCCTGTAGCCTCATCGGTTCCCTAGCACTCCATATCGGAGTGCTGGCTACGAGCAATCGTTGGGTGAAAACATCTGACATCATTGCACAAGAGCCAATGGAAGTTGAGGTTGTCGATCCTGAGAGCCTTCAAGCCTTAGAACCGGAAGAAGAAACTTTAAAAGAAGAAACTCAACAAGAGAATACTCCATCAGTTGCTGCCGGAGATTCAGGTGTCTTAACTGGCTCTGGCAGTGCATCGGGAGAAGGCTCAGTTGCAGGTGGAGGCGGCGGTTCAGGTGGAGGCGGCGGTTCAGGTGGAGGCGGCGGCACACCGAATACGACCTCTGCACCAGCATCTCAACCTGAAGTCGTAAAAACGCAGCCAGTGCAGCAGCCGCGCGTGGTCAATTTACCACCGTTCCGACCAGCTCAAACGCCCCAACGAGTCGAGCAACGACTCGCTCCCGATCCAGTAACACCTGTCAAGCGTGAAGAACCCGTTGCCCAGAGGCCTAACCGCACTGAGGAACCAAATCTAACAAGTAGCTCGCAGCCGATTTCCCAGCCTAGATCGGTTGCCGTTGCGCCGTCTCGACAAAATGACCAGCCAGCAGCTCCAGCACAGGCAAGTTCCTCTCTCCAGCAACAAACATCTGAAAGATTTAGAGATTTGGTTAGAGGAATCAGTGGCTCCAGACAAACTCAAGAAAGTGCAGGAAATAGTGGCAGTCAAACTGATAAAAGCAGTGCTGTCGGCGGATCTACTGTTGCAAGCGGATTGGGAAGCCTGCTAGGCAGTGGTTCTGGGACGGGCAGTAGCACTCAAGGCTCAGGTACCGGCAATGGCTTGGGTACTGGCAATGGTTTGGGTAACGGCAGTGGCTCAGGTACCGGCAATGGCTCTGGTAGAGGCAATGGCTTGGGTACAGGTACAGGCAATGGTTCGGGCAATGGCTTGGGTACGGGTACAGGCAATGGTTCGGGCAATGGCTCAGGTACCGGCAATGGCTTGGGTACCGGCAATGGCTCAGGTACCGGCAATGGCATCAGCAAAGAACCGGGAAGCGGAAGGGATGTAGCGATAGTTCCGGGAAATTTCAAACCGAGAACCGAGCCAAGAACTGAGCCAAGAGACAGGGATGAAGAACGTCCTTCGAGGAGATCGGGATCGAGCCGAATCGGTTGCGTTAAATGTGACAAGCCCGACTATCCAAGCAATGCGAGACGGCAAGGCGTCGAAGGCGCATCCAAGGTCAGTGTTGATGTTGACGACAAAGGGAATGTCACCAATGTTCGGCTGTCGCGTTCCAGCGGTAACAGCGAACTTGATGAAGCTGCTGTGAGAGCGGCAAGAAATTGGAAGTTCAGTTCTTCTTCTGGTAGACGACAGGGGGTTGTGGCTTCTGTTGATTTTCAGCTAGAGGGATCGGAGCGATCGCGTCGTTCTCGCGAACGTCGTCGCACAGAATCGGCATCTTCCAGCCGTAGCTCGGAGTCATCGACTCCCCGGCGGCGGCGGCGTTTGGAAACAGCATCTTCTTCCACGAGTGCTTCGGAAACACGCCGGATTAGTCGGCGGCGGCGTTTGGAAACGGCTTCTTCTTCCACGAGTGCCTCGGAAACGCCGCGTCGTTCTCGGCGGAGGCGTCTGGAAACAGCATCTTCTTCCACAAGTGCCTCGGAAACACGCCGGATTAGTCGGCGACGGCGTCTGGAAACGGCTTCTTCTTCCACAAGTGCGTCGGAAACACGCCGGATTAGTCGGCGGAGGCGTCTGGAAACAGCATCTTCTTCCAGGAGTGCCTCAGAAACGCCGCGTCGTTCTCGGCGGCGGGTCGAATCTGCGGCTGCCAGTCCGTCCCAGCAAGCCCCACGGGCACGGCGGCGGCGGGTGGAATCTGCCTCTAGTTCGACCTCTAGACCGTCACGGCAAGCCCCACGGGCGCGGCGGCAGCGGCGTCTGGAAGCCGGTTCAGCAAGTCAGGCACAACAAGCTCCACGGGCGCGGCGGCGGAGAGCTGCACCTTCCTCGGCAGAATCATCGGGTTCAGCTACTACGAACAATGAATAA
- a CDS encoding BolA family transcriptional regulator codes for MVSPDQVEAMIKAKMPDAQIQVQDLTGGGDHYQVTVVSSQFEGKRLVQQHQLVYGAVQQAMATEAIHALALKTYTPQDWEAATKRG; via the coding sequence ATGGTTAGCCCAGATCAGGTAGAGGCGATGATCAAAGCCAAAATGCCAGATGCCCAGATTCAAGTTCAGGATCTGACTGGCGGTGGCGACCATTACCAAGTGACAGTGGTTTCGTCGCAGTTTGAAGGCAAAAGGCTTGTACAACAGCACCAACTGGTTTACGGTGCAGTGCAGCAAGCGATGGCTACAGAAGCGATTCATGCTCTAGCACTGAAAACCTATACTCCCCAAGATTGGGAGGCTGCTACCAAGCGAGGTTGA
- a CDS encoding metallophosphoesterase → MNWRQDDNVFSRQTLPLSPMRIASISDQPIHEIPFITAAAAGHLQVVEQVLPILSAEADSLPPGLDAIIIASDLQGINPTDGRLLGHRVAEELETLANLGRIPSPQKTGIILAGDLYARSDKRGGEGDVREVWQSFSRRFRWVAGVAGNHDILGNTPEEIQTFKKGRGIRYLDGEIAVVDGFRIAGISGIIGKPTKLWRRSEKDFHQAIRQLLKELPDILILHEGPNDPDAKLIGNQSIRAELATANELLVICGHSHWKVPMTTLFPGVQVLNVDSRVVVLTVATSG, encoded by the coding sequence TTGAACTGGCGTCAAGATGACAACGTCTTTTCAAGGCAAACGCTACCCTTAAGCCCTATGCGGATTGCTTCTATTTCCGACCAACCCATTCATGAAATCCCCTTTATTACTGCTGCTGCGGCAGGTCATCTCCAGGTGGTTGAGCAAGTTTTACCGATTTTATCGGCAGAAGCTGACTCACTTCCACCTGGCTTAGACGCCATCATCATCGCTAGTGATTTACAGGGTATCAATCCCACAGATGGACGCCTTCTCGGTCATCGTGTCGCGGAAGAATTAGAAACTTTAGCGAACCTGGGACGGATTCCATCCCCACAGAAAACAGGCATTATCTTGGCAGGCGATCTTTACGCACGAAGCGATAAGCGTGGGGGTGAGGGAGATGTCCGCGAAGTCTGGCAATCTTTCAGTCGTCGTTTTCGCTGGGTTGCTGGAGTTGCAGGAAACCATGACATCTTGGGAAACACGCCAGAGGAAATTCAAACCTTTAAAAAAGGGCGAGGTATCCGCTACTTAGATGGTGAAATCGCTGTGGTTGATGGATTCCGCATTGCTGGTATCTCAGGGATTATCGGCAAACCGACTAAACTTTGGCGTCGTTCAGAAAAGGATTTTCATCAAGCTATTCGCCAACTGCTCAAGGAGTTACCAGATATCCTAATTTTGCACGAAGGTCCCAACGATCCAGACGCGAAACTCATCGGAAATCAGTCAATTCGCGCTGAACTTGCCACAGCGAACGAGTTGTTAGTCATTTGCGGTCACTCCCATTGGAAGGTGCCGATGACTACTTTATTCCCAGGAGTCCAAGTTCTCAATGTAGACAGCCGCGTTGTTGTCCTCACGGTGGCAACGTCGGGGTAA
- a CDS encoding winged helix-turn-helix domain-containing protein produces the protein MGSICIQIIEGNPHLRSLLGWHLQQASYWVCQSAGVHQGRETFYTRQPALVILDSDLPDGDGIEFCRWLHQQGQVLILMLSARSMEADIVAGLKAGADDYLTKPFGMQEFMARVEALVRRVRVTAAPISLDYGDLKIDLVQRRVRFKEEFIDLTPQEFSLLYVLAQAGGVALSRSELLRRAWPDAIDNPRTIDTHVLSLRKKIETDPRQPSMIQTVRNVGYRFNPEILKGAEPVASIIENDSKPLPAHATPAMLGGQNRHR, from the coding sequence GTGGGATCGATTTGCATTCAGATCATCGAGGGGAACCCGCACCTGCGATCGCTACTGGGCTGGCACTTACAGCAAGCAAGCTACTGGGTGTGTCAATCCGCTGGCGTTCATCAAGGTAGAGAAACGTTTTATACTCGCCAACCCGCACTCGTAATCCTTGATTCCGACCTGCCAGATGGCGATGGAATTGAATTTTGCCGATGGCTTCATCAACAGGGACAGGTACTCATCTTGATGCTGTCCGCCCGCAGTATGGAAGCCGATATTGTCGCTGGGTTAAAAGCGGGAGCCGACGATTATTTGACCAAGCCATTTGGGATGCAAGAATTTATGGCGCGGGTTGAGGCGCTAGTTCGCCGCGTTCGCGTCACAGCCGCACCGATATCCCTAGATTATGGCGACCTAAAAATAGACTTAGTGCAGCGCCGCGTCCGCTTCAAAGAAGAATTCATTGACCTGACGCCCCAAGAGTTCAGCCTGCTTTACGTTCTGGCACAGGCTGGAGGAGTAGCGCTGAGCCGTTCCGAACTACTGCGCCGCGCTTGGCCTGACGCTATCGATAATCCACGCACCATTGATACTCACGTCCTCTCCCTACGCAAGAAAATTGAAACCGATCCTCGACAACCCAGCATGATTCAAACTGTCCGCAACGTGGGCTATCGGTTCAATCCAGAGATTCTTAAGGGAGCAGAACCAGTTGCCTCAATAATTGAGAACGATTCCAAACCGCTCCCTGCTCATGCTACCCCTGCCATGCTAGGCGGACAGAACCGCCACCGCTAA
- a CDS encoding PepSY-associated TM helix domain-containing protein, translated as MKLRKLALILHRYVGVIFGLLILVIGLTGSALVFHEEIERALNSHLHQVALQGESASESLRDRISPDSALQIVRSAYPDLTLSYIDLPRKPDSVYTVGMESKKDEFIYAYVNPYTGAILGTQQWGRTLMTFVYDIHFSLLAGKVGEKVVGICGLLLLLLSVSGMILWSGWRRLLSGFQIRWQAPWQLVNYDLHKVGGIVSAVFLLLIASTGAAMIFHAETEPAVYWLTQTPQPTPLTSTPQVGKSPLTLKEILPKADAALPEGKTTFISLASKPDGIVRVTKKLPQEIRPDGRSRVYLDQYSGKVLRVENALTVPLGTRIMNELFTLHIGIYGGLGMRILYVFVGLTPTVLFITGFVMWRQRQWAIARRQEAIRQSQGIPEPRPKIYPTTEVPWI; from the coding sequence ATGAAATTACGCAAACTTGCATTGATACTGCACCGCTATGTGGGTGTAATATTCGGTCTTCTGATACTTGTAATCGGATTGACGGGAAGCGCTTTAGTCTTTCACGAAGAGATCGAGCGCGCTCTCAATTCTCATTTACATCAGGTTGCTCTGCAAGGCGAATCGGCTTCTGAGAGCCTGCGCGATCGCATATCCCCAGATTCAGCTTTACAGATCGTCCGCTCAGCCTATCCAGACTTGACGCTGTCTTATATCGATCTGCCGCGAAAGCCAGACTCGGTATACACGGTGGGGATGGAATCAAAGAAGGATGAGTTTATCTACGCTTACGTTAACCCCTACACTGGAGCGATCCTCGGCACACAACAGTGGGGACGCACGTTGATGACTTTCGTGTATGACATCCACTTCTCTCTTCTCGCTGGCAAGGTTGGCGAGAAAGTCGTTGGGATTTGTGGCTTGTTGCTGTTGCTGCTGAGCGTCTCTGGGATGATTTTATGGTCTGGTTGGAGAAGGCTCCTTTCCGGCTTCCAGATCAGGTGGCAAGCTCCCTGGCAGCTGGTCAACTATGACCTCCATAAGGTCGGGGGTATCGTGTCTGCTGTGTTTCTGCTCCTGATTGCTTCCACAGGAGCCGCAATGATTTTTCACGCGGAAACCGAGCCAGCAGTCTACTGGCTAACACAGACGCCACAACCTACTCCCTTAACGTCCACACCTCAAGTGGGCAAGTCACCTTTGACACTCAAAGAAATTTTGCCCAAAGCTGATGCGGCGTTGCCAGAAGGCAAAACCACCTTCATTTCTCTTGCTAGTAAACCGGATGGAATCGTCAGGGTCACGAAGAAATTGCCCCAGGAAATCCGCCCAGATGGTCGTAGCCGTGTCTATCTCGACCAGTACAGCGGGAAGGTCTTGCGGGTGGAAAATGCGCTGACAGTACCTTTAGGAACCCGGATTATGAATGAGCTGTTTACTTTGCACATTGGGATTTATGGTGGGCTGGGAATGCGGATTTTGTATGTGTTCGTTGGCTTGACCCCCACCGTTCTATTTATCACTGGCTTTGTGATGTGGCGACAGCGCCAGTGGGCGATCGCTCGTCGTCAAGAAGCGATCCGTCAGAGTCAGGGAATCCCAGAACCTCGCCCGAAAATCTACCCGACAACTGAAGTGCCTTGGATTTGA
- the grxD gene encoding Grx4 family monothiol glutaredoxin — translation MTPELKERIDSLLKEHKIVVFMKGNKLMPQCGFSNNVVQILNTLGVPYHTIDILDDWEIRQGIKEYSNWPTIPQVYVDGQFVGGSDILIELYQKGELQEMVEVALAS, via the coding sequence ATGACGCCAGAACTAAAAGAGCGGATTGACAGCTTGCTCAAAGAGCATAAGATTGTGGTCTTTATGAAGGGCAATAAGCTGATGCCCCAGTGTGGTTTTTCTAACAATGTGGTACAAATTCTGAATACTTTGGGCGTACCCTACCACACGATTGATATTTTGGACGACTGGGAAATCCGGCAGGGAATTAAGGAATATTCTAATTGGCCTACCATTCCCCAAGTTTACGTTGATGGTCAGTTTGTTGGCGGCTCAGACATTCTGATTGAACTGTATCAAAAGGGCGAATTGCAGGAAATGGTTGAAGTTGCCTTAGCTTCCTAA
- a CDS encoding TonB-dependent siderophore receptor, translated as MKLQQLLPGLLIAGSVVMTVAQPVRAEVVQVTGVQLNSTPDGLQVILQTTNGAAPQVVTSSYDQTLLIDLLNAQLSLPEGDTFTQDNPAFGITSVTVNRLYGNSVRVTIKGVAELPIAEVVPSPQGVVLSLTTASETAEAPPSQETPETTDSEPSESPQTPSEGEPSDETQPDTDAPVEEPEEIELVVTGQQEGGYRVIEATTATRTDTPLRDVPQAIQVVPQQVIEDQQVVRITEAARNVSGVVRSEGYGGATDNYTIRGFAISSNLRNGFSDGGFYSLTDVASIERVEVLKGPASVLYGQIEPGGVVNYITKQPLSEPYYAASFTAGSYDFYRPSIDISGPLDPDKTVLYRLNVAYENSGSFRDFVDSELFVVAPVLSFKITDKTTLTLEYEYLDLDRTFDRAFPPLTAMFDLPISRYLGEPNDSYNHRSHKASYVLDHRFSENWRLRNAFSAQIVDTERKNVQARTFQLEGDGRTLRRRYNDSDENREDYSLQTDLVGKFNTGSINHQLLIGLELSKIRNGYTLRRANFPSIDIYNPVYGFPRPTSFGDAFGREENTNTLGIYVQDQMTLLPNLKLLIGGRFDSVDLDIEDVADALNGSEAEKSSRYFEAFSPRVGIVYQPIEPISLYASYSRSFRPNIFAFTSNGQLIEPEKGTQYEAGIKGEFLDGRLSTTLAAYQITKTNVATTDPNDTDFSIAAGEVKSRGIELDVRGEIAPGWNVIASYAHMDAFVSKDETIPEGDELVNAPNNTASLWMTYEFQRGALQGLGFGAGLYFVGAREAELPNTIEIPSYLRTDAAIFYRRNNYRAALNIKNLFDIKYYDSQGFLVYPGAPLTLLGTFGVEF; from the coding sequence ATGAAACTACAGCAATTACTTCCTGGCTTGTTAATCGCAGGCTCAGTTGTCATGACGGTAGCTCAGCCAGTAAGGGCTGAGGTCGTACAAGTAACCGGCGTGCAACTCAACTCAACGCCCGACGGCTTGCAGGTGATTTTGCAGACGACGAATGGAGCAGCGCCCCAAGTGGTCACATCTAGCTATGACCAAACCCTGCTCATCGACCTGCTCAACGCCCAGCTAAGCCTTCCAGAAGGGGATACGTTTACTCAAGACAACCCAGCTTTCGGCATAACTTCTGTAACCGTAAACCGCTTGTATGGCAACAGTGTCCGGGTAACGATCAAAGGCGTCGCAGAACTGCCAATCGCAGAGGTCGTGCCGAGTCCGCAGGGAGTGGTACTCAGCTTAACAACCGCCTCCGAAACCGCTGAGGCTCCCCCTAGCCAAGAAACACCAGAGACGACTGATTCTGAGCCTTCTGAGTCGCCCCAGACGCCCTCCGAGGGTGAGCCTTCTGACGAAACCCAACCAGACACTGACGCTCCAGTTGAAGAGCCAGAAGAAATTGAACTGGTAGTGACAGGTCAGCAAGAAGGCGGATATAGAGTTATCGAGGCCACAACCGCCACGCGCACCGATACACCATTGCGCGACGTTCCTCAGGCCATTCAGGTTGTTCCTCAGCAGGTGATTGAGGATCAACAAGTAGTACGGATCACAGAAGCTGCACGCAACGTCAGCGGCGTTGTGCGAAGCGAGGGCTATGGAGGTGCTACTGATAACTACACCATCCGGGGATTTGCCATCTCCAGTAACCTGAGAAATGGTTTCAGCGATGGCGGTTTTTACTCATTAACGGATGTCGCCAGTATCGAACGAGTCGAAGTTCTCAAAGGGCCAGCTTCGGTACTTTATGGTCAGATTGAACCGGGTGGTGTCGTGAATTACATCACCAAGCAACCGCTGAGCGAACCTTATTATGCCGCTTCATTTACGGCTGGAAGTTACGACTTCTATCGCCCATCAATAGATATTTCTGGCCCCCTCGATCCTGACAAAACTGTATTGTATCGATTGAATGTTGCCTATGAAAATTCGGGTAGTTTTAGAGATTTTGTAGACAGCGAGCTTTTCGTGGTTGCACCTGTCTTGAGCTTCAAGATTACCGATAAAACTACCTTAACCCTGGAGTATGAATACCTGGATCTCGATCGAACTTTCGACCGAGCCTTTCCACCGCTAACAGCGATGTTTGATCTTCCCATTAGTCGTTATCTAGGAGAACCCAACGACAGTTACAACCATAGAAGCCATAAAGCTAGTTATGTTCTGGATCATCGTTTTAGCGAAAATTGGCGGCTCCGGAATGCCTTTTCAGCTCAAATCGTTGATACAGAGCGTAAAAATGTCCAAGCACGTACCTTCCAATTAGAGGGAGATGGACGCACCCTACGGCGAAGATATAATGACTCTGACGAAAATAGAGAAGATTATTCTCTGCAAACAGACTTGGTAGGCAAATTTAATACTGGCTCGATTAATCATCAACTTCTCATTGGGCTTGAGTTAAGTAAAATTAGAAATGGTTACACATTACGCAGAGCAAATTTCCCTTCAATTGATATTTACAATCCAGTTTACGGGTTTCCTCGTCCAACCAGTTTTGGTGACGCCTTTGGCAGAGAAGAAAACACTAATACGTTAGGTATCTATGTACAAGACCAGATGACATTGTTGCCAAACCTGAAATTACTGATTGGCGGTCGATTTGATTCTGTCGATCTTGACATCGAAGATGTTGCAGACGCTTTGAATGGAAGCGAAGCTGAAAAATCCAGCCGTTACTTTGAAGCCTTTTCACCCCGCGTTGGAATTGTTTATCAGCCGATAGAACCAATTTCACTCTATGCCAGTTACAGCCGCTCTTTTAGACCAAATATCTTTGCTTTTACGTCGAACGGACAGCTAATAGAGCCAGAAAAAGGTACCCAATACGAGGCAGGAATTAAAGGTGAATTCTTAGATGGCAGATTATCTACGACGCTGGCAGCTTACCAGATAACCAAGACAAACGTTGCCACGACAGATCCCAATGATACTGATTTCTCAATTGCAGCGGGAGAAGTGAAGAGCCGAGGCATCGAATTGGATGTGAGGGGAGAAATTGCACCCGGTTGGAATGTTATTGCATCTTATGCCCATATGGATGCTTTTGTTAGCAAAGATGAGACCATTCCTGAAGGGGACGAATTGGTTAATGCGCCAAATAATACCGCTAGCTTGTGGATGACTTATGAATTTCAAAGAGGTGCTTTGCAAGGGTTAGGTTTTGGAGCTGGACTATATTTCGTGGGTGCGCGGGAAGCGGAGCTTCCAAATACCATCGAAATCCCTTCGTATTTGAGAACTGATGCCGCTATCTTCTATCGGCGGAACAATTACCGCGCTGCTCTGAATATCAAGAATCTCTTTGATATCAAATATTACGATTCTCAAGGCTTCTTAGTTTACCCCGGAGCGCCTTTAACTTTGTTGGGGACATTTGGGGTGGAATTTTGA
- a CDS encoding DUF6761 family protein: protein MLQDSQTIRYYQRLTDALVEMWNRGYRFDDLRLFLDGYLAAMRHSNVLEPFLIHRLEEEVTRYIYDPSNFDMTQTQPKSDYY from the coding sequence ATGCTACAGGACTCTCAAACCATCCGCTACTACCAAAGACTCACCGACGCCCTCGTCGAAATGTGGAATCGGGGTTATCGTTTCGATGATTTGCGGCTGTTTTTAGATGGCTATCTCGCAGCTATGCGTCATTCTAACGTTCTGGAACCCTTTCTCATCCACCGCTTAGAAGAAGAAGTTACCCGTTACATTTACGATCCATCCAACTTTGACATGACCCAGACTCAACCTAAATCGGACTATTATTAG
- a CDS encoding tetratricopeptide repeat protein — translation MNIKTAIAILGVVIGVGGLTPVVRAQTKPSPTPTSPQIKPSPAPTSPQIKPSAPTSPQIKPPASTSPQIKPPAPSSPRIQGNPEALLQQGLDKLDAGDYKAAVDLLSKVLEVNPNETEAYYNRAVALVELEDYEKAIADYSKVLQLDPKDDEAYLNRALARTELEDDAGAIADYSEVIKLKPDQAEAYYQRGIAYAELEEDQKAIDDLQKASELYAEQGKPSESKEALALIKKLQP, via the coding sequence ATGAACATCAAGACAGCGATCGCAATTTTAGGAGTTGTTATCGGAGTAGGTGGATTGACTCCTGTAGTTCGTGCCCAAACTAAACCATCCCCCACTCCTACCAGTCCTCAAATCAAACCATCCCCCGCTCCTACTAGTCCCCAAATTAAACCGTCTGCTCCTACCAGTCCTCAAATTAAACCGCCTGCGTCTACCAGTCCTCAAATTAAACCACCTGCTCCCAGCAGTCCCCGCATCCAAGGGAATCCTGAGGCGCTGCTCCAACAGGGTTTGGACAAACTTGATGCGGGAGACTACAAGGCAGCCGTCGATCTGTTGTCGAAGGTGCTGGAGGTGAATCCCAATGAAACGGAAGCTTACTACAACCGAGCCGTAGCTCTTGTTGAACTAGAAGACTACGAGAAAGCGATCGCTGATTACAGCAAAGTGCTGCAACTCGATCCCAAGGATGATGAAGCTTACTTGAATCGAGCACTGGCTCGTACCGAGTTAGAAGACGACGCCGGAGCGATCGCTGATTACAGCGAAGTTATCAAACTCAAGCCCGATCAAGCAGAAGCTTACTATCAGCGAGGAATCGCCTATGCCGAGCTAGAGGAAGACCAGAAAGCGATTGATGACCTTCAGAAAGCCTCTGAACTCTACGCCGAGCAAGGTAAGCCAAGTGAGTCTAAAGAAGCACTAGCGCTAATCAAAAAACTTCAGCCGTAG